One genomic window of Streptococcus mitis includes the following:
- a CDS encoding ATP-binding cassette domain-containing protein, with the protein MLTVSDVSLRFSDRKLFDDVNIKFTEGNTYGLIGANGAGKSTFLKILAGDIEPTTGHISLGPDERLSVLRQNHFDYEDERAIDVVIMGNEKLYSIMKEKDAIYMKEDFSDEDGVRAAELEGEFAELGGWEAESEASQLLQNLNIPEELHYQNMSELANGEKVKVLLAKALFGKPDVLLLDEPTNGLDIQSITWLEDFLIDFDNTVIVVSHDRHFLNKVCTHMADLDFGKIKLYVGNYDFWKESSELAAKLLADRNAKAEEKIKQLQEFVARFSANASKSRQATSRKKMLDKIELEEIVPSSRKYPFINFKAEREIGNDLLTVENLTVKIDGETILDNISFILRPGDKTALIGQNDIQTTALIRAIMGDIDYEGTVKWGVTTSRSYLPKDNSADFAGGESILDWLRQFASKEEDDNTFLRGFLGRMLFSGDEVNKPVNVLSGGEKVRVMLSKLMLLKSNVLVLDDPTNHLDLESISSLNDGLKNFKESIIFASHDHEFIQTLANHIIVLSKNGVIDRIDETYDEFLENAEVQAKVKELWKD; encoded by the coding sequence TTGCTTACAGTATCTGATGTTTCACTACGTTTTAGTGATCGCAAACTTTTTGATGATGTCAATATCAAATTTACAGAAGGAAATACTTACGGATTGATCGGTGCTAATGGTGCCGGAAAATCAACCTTTTTAAAAATTTTAGCCGGAGATATCGAACCTACTACTGGTCACATCTCTCTTGGTCCAGATGAACGTCTCTCTGTTCTTCGTCAAAATCACTTTGACTATGAAGATGAACGTGCCATCGATGTCGTTATAATGGGAAATGAAAAACTTTATAGCATCATGAAGGAGAAAGATGCTATCTACATGAAGGAAGATTTCTCAGATGAGGATGGAGTGCGTGCTGCCGAACTTGAAGGAGAGTTTGCCGAGCTTGGAGGCTGGGAAGCAGAAAGTGAAGCCTCTCAACTACTTCAAAACCTAAACATTCCAGAAGAATTGCACTATCAAAACATGAGCGAATTGGCCAACGGTGAGAAAGTAAAAGTTCTCCTCGCCAAAGCACTTTTTGGTAAACCTGATGTTCTTCTCTTGGACGAGCCTACCAACGGTTTGGATATCCAATCTATTACTTGGTTAGAAGATTTCTTGATTGACTTTGATAACACAGTTATCGTAGTATCCCACGACCGTCACTTCTTAAACAAAGTATGTACTCACATGGCCGACCTTGACTTTGGAAAAATCAAACTCTATGTCGGAAACTATGACTTCTGGAAGGAATCTTCTGAACTCGCTGCTAAATTGCTAGCAGACCGTAATGCTAAAGCAGAAGAAAAAATTAAACAATTGCAAGAATTCGTTGCTCGTTTCTCTGCTAACGCTTCTAAATCAAGGCAAGCAACATCACGTAAGAAAATGCTTGATAAGATTGAACTTGAAGAAATTGTACCATCTAGTCGTAAATATCCATTTATCAACTTTAAAGCGGAACGTGAGATTGGTAATGATCTCTTGACAGTAGAAAATCTAACTGTAAAGATTGATGGTGAGACTATTTTAGATAATATCAGCTTTATCTTGCGTCCAGGTGATAAGACAGCACTTATTGGACAAAATGATATCCAAACGACTGCATTAATTCGTGCAATCATGGGAGACATTGACTATGAAGGAACTGTCAAGTGGGGAGTAACTACTAGCCGTTCTTACTTGCCAAAAGATAACTCGGCAGATTTTGCAGGAGGAGAGTCAATCCTTGACTGGTTGCGTCAATTCGCAAGTAAAGAAGAAGATGACAATACTTTCCTACGTGGCTTCCTCGGCCGTATGCTCTTCTCTGGAGATGAAGTTAACAAACCTGTAAATGTCTTGTCAGGGGGAGAAAAAGTTCGTGTCATGCTTTCAAAACTCATGCTCTTAAAATCAAATGTCCTTGTACTTGATGATCCAACCAATCACTTGGACTTGGAATCTATCTCAAGCTTGAACGATGGATTGAAAAACTTCAAAGAATCAATCATCTTTGCCAGTCATGACCACGAGTTTATTCAAACTCTAGCCAACCATATTATTGTCTTGTCTAAAAATGGCGTTATTGACCGTATCGATGAAACTTATGATGAATTTCTAGAAAATGCAGAAGTACAAGCAAAAGTTAAAGAACTTTGGAAAGACTAA
- the trpS gene encoding tryptophan--tRNA ligase, translating to MTKPIILTGDRPTGKLHIGHYVGSLKNRVLLQEEDKYDMFVFLADQQALTDHAKDPQTIVESIGNVALDYLAVGLDPSKSTIFIQSQIPELAELSMYYMNLVSLARLERNPTVKTEIAQKGFGESIPTGFLVYPIAQAADITAFKANYVPVGTDQKPMIEQTREIVRSFNNAYNCDVLVEPEGIYPENERAGRLPGLDGNAKMSKSLNNGIYLADDADTLRKKVMSMYTDPNHIRVEDPGKIKGNMVFHYLDVFGRPEDAQEIADMKEHYQRGGLGDVKTKRYLLEILERELGPIRERRIEFAKDMGEVYNMLQKGSERAREVAGQTLSEVKGAMGLHYFN from the coding sequence ATGACTAAACCCATTATTTTAACAGGAGACCGTCCAACAGGAAAATTGCATATTGGACATTATGTTGGAAGTCTCAAAAATCGAGTATTATTACAGGAAGAGGATAAGTATGATATGTTTGTGTTCTTGGCTGACCAACAAGCTTTGACAGATCATGCTAAAGACCCTCAAACCATTGTAGAGTCTATCGGAAATGTGGCTTTGGATTACCTTGCAGTTGGATTGGATCCAAGTAAGTCAACTATTTTTATTCAAAGCCAGATTCCAGAGTTGGCTGAGTTGTCTATGTATTATATGAATTTAGTGTCATTAGCACGTTTGGAGCGCAATCCAACTGTCAAGACAGAAATTGCTCAGAAGGGATTTGGAGAAAGCATTCCAACAGGATTTTTGGTTTATCCAATTGCACAAGCAGCTGACATCACAGCCTTTAAGGCCAACTATGTTCCTGTTGGGACAGATCAGAAACCAATGATTGAGCAGACTCGTGAAATTGTTCGTTCTTTTAACAATGCATATAACTGTGATGTCTTGGTAGAACCGGAAGGTATTTATCCAGAAAATGAGAGAGCAGGGCGTTTGCCTGGTTTAGATGGAAATGCTAAAATGTCTAAATCACTCAATAATGGTATTTATTTAGCTGATGATGCGGATACTTTGCGTAAAAAAGTAATGAGTATGTATACAGATCCAAATCATATCCGCGTTGAGGATCCAGGTAAAATTAAAGGAAATATGGTTTTCCATTATCTAGATGTTTTTGGTCGTCCAGAAGATGCTCAAGAAATTGCTGACATGAAAGAACATTATCAACGAGGTGGTCTTGGTGATGTGAAGACCAAGCGTTATCTACTTGAAATATTAGAGCGTGAACTTGGTCCTATTCGTGAGCGCCGTATCGAATTTGCTAAGGATATGGGAGAAGTTTATAATATGCTTCAAAAAGGTAGTGAAAGAGCGCGTGAAGTTGCAGGTCAAACCCTATCTGAGGTTAAAGGAGCAATGGGACTCCATTACTTTAACTAA
- the guaB gene encoding IMP dehydrogenase, translating to MSNWDTKFLKKGFTFDDVLLIPAESHVLPNDADLTTKLADNLTLNIPIITAAMDTVTESQMAIAIARAGGLGVIHKNMSIAQQADEVRKVKRSENGVIIDPFFLTPEHTIAEADELMGCYRISGVPVVETLENRKLVGILTNRDLRFISDYNQPISNHMTSENLVTAPVGTDLATAESILQEHRIEKLPLVDEEGRLSGLITIKDIEKVIEFPNAAKDEFGRLLVAGAVGVTSDTFERAEALFEAGADAIVIDTAHGHSAGVLRKIAEIRAHFPDRTLIAGNIATAEGARALYEAGVDVVKVGIGPGSICTTRVIAGVGVPQVTAIYDAAAVAREYGKTIIADGGIKYSGDIVKALAAGGNAVMLGSMFAGTDEAPGETEIFQGRKFKTYRGMGSIAAMKKGSSDRYFQGSVNEANKLVPEGIEGRVAYKGAAADIVFQMIGGMHSGMGYCGAANLKELHDNAQFIEMSGAGLKESHPHDVQITNEAPNYSM from the coding sequence ATGTCTAATTGGGACACTAAATTTTTGAAAAAAGGTTTTACCTTTGATGATGTATTGCTTATTCCAGCTGAAAGTCATGTGTTGCCTAACGATGCTGATTTAACAACTAAATTGGCAGATAATTTGACTTTAAATATCCCAATTATTACCGCTGCCATGGACACAGTTACAGAGAGTCAAATGGCCATTGCTATTGCTCGTGCAGGTGGTCTCGGAGTTATCCATAAAAACATGTCAATTGCTCAACAAGCAGACGAGGTTCGTAAGGTAAAACGTTCTGAAAATGGAGTTATTATTGATCCGTTCTTCTTGACGCCTGAACATACAATTGCTGAAGCAGATGAGCTTATGGGGTGTTACCGCATCAGTGGTGTTCCAGTTGTTGAAACACTTGAAAATCGTAAATTGGTTGGTATTTTGACAAACCGAGATCTTCGTTTTATTTCAGATTATAACCAACCAATCTCAAATCATATGACTAGTGAAAATCTTGTTACTGCTCCTGTGGGTACAGATCTTGCAACAGCTGAGAGTATTCTTCAAGAGCACCGTATTGAGAAACTTCCTTTGGTAGATGAAGAAGGTCGTCTTTCTGGTTTGATTACTATCAAAGATATTGAAAAAGTTATTGAGTTTCCAAATGCTGCTAAAGATGAGTTTGGTCGTCTATTAGTTGCAGGTGCAGTAGGTGTTACTTCAGATACATTTGAACGTGCAGAGGCTCTTTTTGAAGCAGGAGCGGATGCGATTGTTATTGATACTGCACATGGTCATTCTGCAGGTGTCTTGCGTAAAATTGCTGAGATTCGTGCTCACTTCCCAGATCGTACTTTGATTGCTGGAAATATTGCAACTGCTGAGGGAGCGCGCGCACTTTACGAAGCAGGTGTAGATGTTGTCAAGGTTGGGATTGGACCAGGTTCAATCTGTACTACTCGTGTGATTGCTGGTGTTGGTGTTCCGCAAGTAACAGCTATCTACGATGCTGCAGCTGTTGCGCGTGAATATGGTAAAACGATCATTGCTGACGGTGGAATCAAGTATTCTGGAGATATTGTAAAAGCTCTTGCGGCTGGTGGAAATGCTGTTATGCTTGGATCTATGTTTGCTGGAACTGATGAAGCTCCAGGAGAAACCGAAATCTTCCAAGGACGTAAATTCAAGACTTACCGTGGTATGGGTTCAATCGCTGCTATGAAGAAAGGCTCAAGCGATCGTTATTTCCAAGGTTCTGTCAATGAAGCAAATAAACTTGTTCCAGAAGGAATTGAAGGTCGTGTTGCTTATAAAGGAGCGGCAGCTGATATTGTCTTCCAAATGATTGGTGGTATGCACTCTGGTATGGGTTACTGTGGTGCAGCTAACCTTAAGGAACTACACGATAACGCTCAATTTATTGAAATGTCTGGTGCTGGTTTGAAAGAGAGCCATCCTCATGATGTACAAATTACGAATGAGGCACCAAATTATTCTATGTAA
- the recF gene encoding DNA replication/repair protein RecF (All proteins in this family for which functions are known are DNA-binding proteins that assist the filamentation of RecA onto DNA for the initiation of recombination or recombinational repair.), with product MWLQHLSLKTFRNYKETKIDFNPKLNVFLGRNAQGKTNMLEAIYFLALTRSHRTRTDKNLIHFDEEQLHLSGLVQKKTGSIPLEIELTQKGRVTKVNHLKQARLSDYVGHMNVVLFAPEDLQLIKGSPSVRRKFIDMELGQIKPIYLSDLTNYNHILKQRNTYLKSTQTIDETFLSVLDDQLVDYGCRVMNHRLDFIKKLEYFGRKKHFELSNQIEELSISYQSSVKTTDKEDLSESFKIALEKSRSRDLFKKNTGIGPHRDDISFYINRMDASFGSQGQHRSLVLSIKLAEIELMESITTESPILLLDDVMSELDNTRQLKLLETISHSIQTFITTTSLDHLQNLPKNLSIFTIQDGKVTVNQN from the coding sequence ATGTGGCTACAACACCTATCTCTCAAAACTTTTCGTAACTACAAAGAGACGAAAATAGACTTTAATCCTAAATTAAATGTCTTTTTAGGACGCAATGCACAAGGAAAAACAAATATGTTAGAGGCTATCTATTTTTTAGCCTTAACACGCAGTCATCGAACTCGAACAGATAAAAATCTCATTCATTTTGATGAAGAACAGCTTCATCTTTCAGGTCTTGTTCAGAAAAAAACTGGATCTATTCCTCTCGAAATCGAACTAACACAAAAAGGGCGTGTGACAAAAGTTAATCACTTAAAACAGGCACGCCTTTCAGATTATGTAGGACACATGAATGTTGTCTTATTTGCTCCTGAAGATCTACAACTAATTAAAGGATCACCTTCGGTTCGACGAAAATTCATTGATATGGAACTTGGACAAATCAAGCCAATCTATTTATCAGATTTAACCAATTATAATCATATCCTAAAACAAAGAAATACCTATCTAAAATCAACTCAAACAATAGATGAAACCTTCCTTTCCGTACTAGATGATCAGCTAGTCGATTATGGATGTCGTGTAATGAATCACCGCTTAGATTTCATAAAAAAACTAGAATATTTTGGCCGTAAGAAACATTTTGAGCTTTCTAATCAGATTGAAGAGTTGTCAATCTCCTATCAATCTTCTGTCAAGACAACTGACAAAGAAGACTTATCAGAATCTTTCAAAATTGCTTTAGAAAAAAGTAGGTCCAGAGATTTATTTAAAAAGAACACTGGTATTGGTCCTCATCGGGATGACATTTCTTTTTATATAAATAGAATGGATGCTAGTTTTGGCAGTCAAGGTCAACATCGTAGTCTCGTCCTCTCGATAAAATTAGCAGAAATCGAATTAATGGAAAGCATTACTACAGAATCTCCGATATTACTGCTTGACGATGTTATGAGCGAACTTGACAACACTAGACAACTAAAATTATTAGAAACAATTTCTCATTCAATCCAAACCTTTATCACAACAACAAGCTTAGATCATCTTCAAAATCTGCCAAAAAATCTAAGTATCTTTACTATTCAGGATGGTAAAGTTACTGTAAATCAAAATTGA
- the yaaA gene encoding S4 domain-containing protein YaaA: protein MEYKLFEEFITLQALLKELGITHSGGAIKSFLSEHSVYFNGELESRRGKKLRIGDKVDIPDMNIDILLTQPTSDEQEEYQADKVEKERIAKLVKEMNKRVKKDNSKPTSSPKSKQAPRFPGR, encoded by the coding sequence ATGGAATACAAATTATTTGAAGAATTTATTACCCTCCAAGCACTACTCAAAGAACTTGGAATTACACATAGCGGAGGAGCTATCAAATCATTTCTCTCTGAACATTCTGTTTACTTTAATGGGGAATTAGAGAGTCGTCGTGGTAAAAAACTTCGTATTGGTGATAAAGTTGACATCCCTGACATGAATATTGACATCTTGTTGACACAACCTACGTCTGATGAGCAAGAGGAATACCAAGCTGATAAAGTTGAAAAAGAACGAATCGCTAAGCTTGTTAAGGAGATGAATAAGAGAGTAAAGAAAGACAACTCTAAACCTACTTCATCACCAAAAAGCAAACAAGCTCCACGATTCCCTGGTAGATAA
- the yfmF gene encoding EF-P 5-aminopentanol modification-associated protein YfmF — protein MELVHGISTHFIQSKKFKTNKITVRFTSPLSLDTITGRMLSASMLETANQMYPTSQDLRIHLASLYGTDMSTNCFRRGQSHIVELTFTYVRDEFLSRKNVLTSQVLELLKETLFSPVVVDNGFDSTLFEIEKKQLLASLAADMDDSFYFAHKELDKLFFYDERLKLEYSDLRNRILVETPQSSYSCFKESLANDRIDFFFLGDFNEIEIQNVLESFGFKGREGDVKVQYCQPYSNILQEGMIRKNVGQSILELGYHCPSEYGDEQHLPMIVMNGLLGGFAHSKLFTNVRENAGLAYTISSQLDLFSGFLRMYAGIDRENRNQARKMMNNQLLDLKKGYFTELELEQTKEMIRRSLLLSQDNQSSLIERAYQNALLGKSSADFKSWVAKLEKVDKDAICRAANNVKLQAIYFMEGIE, from the coding sequence ATGGAGTTAGTGCATGGAATTTCAACACATTTTATCCAATCAAAGAAGTTTAAAACGAACAAAATTACCGTGCGTTTTACCTCTCCATTATCTCTTGATACGATTACAGGTCGCATGTTGAGTGCGAGTATGCTAGAGACTGCTAATCAGATGTATCCCACTTCTCAAGATTTGAGAATACATTTAGCCAGTCTATACGGTACAGATATGTCAACCAATTGTTTCAGAAGAGGACAAAGTCATATTGTAGAATTGACATTTACCTATGTTCGTGATGAGTTTTTAAGTAGGAAAAATGTTCTAACTTCTCAGGTTTTGGAACTTTTAAAAGAAACTCTTTTTTCACCCGTAGTAGTTGATAATGGGTTTGATTCGACCTTATTTGAAATTGAGAAAAAACAATTGTTAGCAAGTTTAGCAGCTGATATGGATGATTCATTTTATTTCGCACATAAAGAATTAGATAAATTGTTTTTTTATGATGAACGTCTCAAATTGGAATACAGTGATTTACGAAATCGTATTTTAGTTGAAACTCCACAAAGTTCTTACTCTTGTTTCAAAGAATCTTTAGCCAATGATCGAATAGATTTCTTTTTCTTAGGTGATTTTAATGAGATTGAAATTCAAAATGTATTAGAATCATTTGGTTTTAAAGGTCGAGAAGGAGATGTGAAGGTTCAGTATTGTCAACCTTATTCCAATATTCTGCAAGAGGGTATGATTCGGAAAAATGTGGGACAATCCATTTTGGAATTAGGATATCATTGCCCTTCTGAATATGGTGATGAGCAACATTTACCCATGATTGTAATGAATGGTTTACTTGGTGGATTTGCTCACTCTAAACTATTTACAAATGTCCGTGAAAATGCTGGATTGGCTTATACTATTTCAAGTCAGCTCGATTTGTTTAGTGGATTCTTGAGGATGTATGCTGGCATTGATCGAGAAAATCGGAATCAGGCTCGTAAAATGATGAATAATCAACTGCTTGATTTAAAAAAAGGTTATTTTACAGAACTTGAGCTAGAGCAAACCAAGGAAATGATTCGTCGGTCTTTATTACTTTCTCAAGATAATCAAAGTTCATTGATTGAACGTGCTTATCAAAATGCCTTACTTGGAAAATCTTCAGCAGACTTTAAAAGTTGGGTTGCAAAACTCGAGAAAGTTGACAAAGATGCTATTTGTAGAGCAGCTAATAATGTGAAACTACAAGCGATTTACTTTATGGAAGGAATAGAATGA
- the yfmH gene encoding EF-P 5-aminopentanol modification-associated protein YfmH, whose translation MTKVVFEEKYYPAVKEMVYRTRLSNGLTVALLPKKEFKEVYGSVTVQFGSVDTIVTEVDGYVKQYPAGIAHFLEHKLFERENASDLMSAFTSLGADSNAFTSFTKTSYLFSATDHFLENLDLLDELVTSAHFTEDSILREQDIIQQEREMYQDDPDSCLFFSTLANLYPGTPLATDIVGSEESISQINLTNLQENFTRFYKPVNMSLFLVGNFDVDQVQDHFERKELEDLDVQELAREKFVLQPVKQTDSMRMEVSSPKLAIGVRGKQEVAEADCYRYHILLKLLFAMMFGWTSDRFQKLYESGKIDASLSLEVEVTSRFHFVMLTMDTKEPVALSHQFRKAIRNFTKDLDITEDHLDIIKREMFGEFFSSMNSLEFIATQYDAFENGETIFDLPKILQEITLEDVLDAGHHLIDDGDIVDFTIFPS comes from the coding sequence ATGACAAAGGTTGTTTTTGAAGAAAAATACTATCCAGCTGTAAAAGAAATGGTTTATCGAACTCGTTTGTCAAATGGCTTGACAGTTGCTCTTTTGCCTAAAAAGGAATTTAAAGAGGTTTACGGGAGTGTAACTGTACAGTTTGGTTCGGTAGATACGATTGTCACAGAAGTTGACGGATATGTAAAACAATATCCTGCGGGAATTGCTCATTTTCTTGAACATAAATTGTTTGAGAGAGAAAATGCTAGCGATTTGATGTCGGCTTTTACGAGTCTAGGTGCAGATAGTAATGCCTTTACAAGCTTTACAAAAACAAGCTATCTTTTTTCAGCAACGGATCATTTTTTAGAAAATTTGGACTTACTTGATGAATTGGTAACATCAGCACACTTTACTGAAGATTCCATTTTAAGAGAGCAGGATATTATCCAGCAAGAACGAGAAATGTATCAAGATGATCCAGATTCGTGTTTATTCTTTTCAACTTTAGCGAATTTGTATCCTGGTACACCTTTAGCAACTGATATAGTTGGAAGTGAGGAGTCAATTTCCCAAATCAATCTAACTAATTTGCAAGAAAATTTTACAAGATTTTACAAACCTGTAAACATGTCTCTGTTTTTAGTTGGTAATTTTGATGTGGATCAGGTACAGGATCATTTTGAAAGAAAAGAACTGGAAGATTTAGATGTTCAGGAACTAGCAAGAGAAAAGTTTGTTTTACAACCTGTAAAGCAAACAGACAGCATGAGGATGGAAGTATCTTCTCCCAAACTAGCGATTGGTGTTAGGGGTAAACAAGAAGTTGCTGAAGCGGATTGCTATCGATATCATATTTTATTAAAATTATTGTTTGCAATGATGTTTGGTTGGACTTCGGATCGTTTTCAGAAATTATATGAATCAGGTAAAATTGACGCATCCTTATCTCTGGAAGTTGAAGTAACAAGTCGCTTTCATTTTGTCATGTTGACAATGGATACAAAAGAGCCAGTTGCTTTATCTCATCAGTTTAGGAAGGCTATTCGTAATTTTACAAAGGATTTAGATATTACAGAGGATCATTTAGATATTATCAAAAGAGAGATGTTTGGAGAATTTTTCAGTAGCATGAACTCTCTTGAATTTATTGCAACGCAATATGATGCTTTTGAAAATGGTGAGACAATTTTTGATTTGCCAAAAATTTTACAGGAAATTACTTTAGAGGATGTCCTTGATGCTGGACATCATTTAATAGATGATGGTGATATAGTTGATTTTACAATATTCCCATCGTAG
- the rodZ gene encoding cytoskeleton protein RodZ produces MRKKTIGEVLRLARTNQGLTLEELHKKTEIQLDMLEAMEADDFDQLPSPFYTRSFLRKYAWAVELDERIVLDAYDSGSMITYEEVDVDEDELTGRRRSSKKNKASFLPLFYFILFALSIVIFVTYYVWNYLQTQPERSSASSYSVVQATSSTSSVTSSSSSSSSSSSSNMEPAISVSGEGNRVEVAYKTSKETAKLQLSVSDARSWVSVSESELEGGVTLSPDNKSAETTVSTKNSVTITLGVVKGVDLTVDNQTVDLSKLTAQTGQITVTFTKN; encoded by the coding sequence ATGAGGAAAAAAACAATTGGTGAGGTTTTACGTTTAGCTAGAACCAACCAAGGGTTGACTTTAGAAGAATTACACAAAAAAACAGAAATTCAGTTGGATATGTTGGAAGCGATGGAAGCTGATGATTTTGATCAACTTCCTAGTCCATTTTATACTCGTTCTTTTTTGAGAAAGTATGCGTGGGCAGTTGAGCTAGATGAGCGAATTGTCTTGGATGCTTATGATTCTGGGAGCATGATTACTTATGAAGAAGTAGATGTTGATGAAGACGAGTTGACAGGTAGGAGACGTTCAAGTAAGAAAAATAAGGCATCATTTTTACCTTTATTTTATTTTATACTCTTTGCATTATCGATTGTCATTTTTGTGACCTATTATGTTTGGAATTATCTCCAGACTCAACCTGAGCGTTCATCTGCGTCTAGTTATAGTGTAGTCCAAGCAACAAGCTCAACTAGTTCTGTAACTTCATCTTCAAGTAGTAGTTCATCAAGTAGCTCTTCGAATATGGAACCAGCTATAAGTGTATCAGGTGAAGGAAATCGAGTAGAAGTTGCTTATAAAACGAGCAAGGAAACTGCAAAATTACAATTATCAGTCTCAGATGCTAGAAGTTGGGTTAGTGTTTCAGAAAGTGAGCTTGAGGGTGGGGTGACCTTATCACCTGATAATAAAAGTGCGGAAACAACAGTTTCAACTAAAAATTCTGTCACCATTACTTTAGGTGTTGTCAAAGGTGTCGATTTAACAGTAGATAATCAGACTGTTGATTTATCGAAATTAACAGCTCAGACTGGACAAATCACTGTAACCTTTACTAAAAATTAA
- the pgsA gene encoding CDP-diacylglycerol--glycerol-3-phosphate 3-phosphatidyltransferase — protein sequence MKKEQIPNLLTIGRILFIPIFIFILTVGNSIESHIVAAIIFAIASITDYLDGYLARKWNVVSNFGKFADPMADKLLVMSAFIMLIELGMAPAWIVAVIICRELAVTGLRLLLVETGGTVLAAAMPGKIKTFSQMFAIIFLLLHWTLLGQVLLYVALFFTIYSGYDYFKGSAYVFKGTFGSK from the coding sequence ATGAAAAAAGAACAAATTCCAAATCTCTTAACAATAGGTCGAATTCTCTTTATACCTATTTTTATCTTTATTTTAACGGTAGGAAATTCGATAGAGAGTCATATAGTAGCAGCTATTATCTTTGCTATTGCCAGTATTACCGATTATTTAGATGGATATTTAGCTCGTAAATGGAATGTGGTCAGTAATTTTGGTAAATTTGCAGATCCCATGGCGGATAAGTTACTAGTTATGTCGGCTTTTATTATGTTGATTGAGTTAGGAATGGCTCCGGCTTGGATTGTTGCAGTGATTATCTGTCGTGAGTTGGCTGTGACAGGTTTAAGGCTTTTATTGGTTGAAACTGGTGGGACGGTTTTAGCAGCAGCAATGCCTGGAAAAATTAAAACTTTTAGTCAGATGTTTGCCATTATTTTCTTGCTATTACATTGGACTTTGCTTGGTCAAGTTCTACTTTATGTAGCCTTGTTTTTCACTATCTACTCTGGCTATGATTATTTCAAGGGTAGTGCCTATGTATTTAAAGGGACATTTGGTTCGAAATGA
- a CDS encoding energy-coupling factor ABC transporter ATP-binding protein: protein MKSVIDVKNLSFRYKESQEYYDVKDITFHVKRGEWLSIVGHNGSGKSTTVRLIDGLLEAESGEIVIDGQRLTEENVWNIRRQIGMVFQNPDNQFVGATVEDDVAFGLENQGLSRQEMKKRVEEALDLVGMLDFKKREPARLSGGQKQRVAIAGVVALRPAILILDEATSMLDPEGRRELIETVKGIRKDYDMTVISITHDLEEVAMSDRVLIMKKGSIESTSSPRELFSRNDLDQIGLDDPFANQLKHSLSQNGYDLPENYLTESELEDKLWELL, encoded by the coding sequence ATGAAATCAGTAATTGATGTAAAAAATCTTTCTTTTCGCTATAAGGAAAGTCAGGAATATTACGATGTGAAGGATATTACGTTTCACGTGAAACGTGGAGAATGGCTTTCGATTGTAGGGCATAATGGTAGTGGTAAATCAACGACGGTTCGCTTAATTGATGGCTTACTGGAAGCAGAATCCGGAGAGATTGTAATTGATGGCCAACGGCTGACTGAGGAAAATGTTTGGAATATACGTCGTCAAATCGGTATGGTTTTTCAAAATCCAGACAATCAATTTGTTGGAGCGACTGTTGAAGATGATGTTGCCTTTGGTTTGGAAAATCAGGGACTTTCTCGTCAAGAAATGAAAAAGAGAGTGGAAGAAGCTCTGGATTTGGTTGGCATGTTGGACTTTAAAAAGAGAGAGCCAGCGCGTCTATCAGGTGGCCAAAAGCAACGTGTGGCTATTGCAGGTGTTGTAGCCCTAAGACCAGCTATTTTAATCTTAGATGAAGCAACGAGTATGTTGGATCCTGAGGGACGTAGAGAACTGATTGAGACAGTAAAAGGAATTCGGAAAGACTATGATATGACGGTCATTTCCATTACACATGATTTGGAAGAAGTTGCCATGAGTGATCGTGTGTTGATCATGAAAAAAGGGTCAATTGAATCAACTAGTAGTCCAAGGGAGCTTTTCTCTCGAAATGATTTGGATCAAATTGGATTAGACGATCCTTTTGCTAATCAATTAAAACATTCTTTGAGCCAGAATGGCTATGATTTGCCTGAAAATTATTTGACAGAAAGTGAGCTAGAAGATAAGCTATGGGAATTGCTCTAG